One genomic region from Stutzerimonas decontaminans encodes:
- a CDS encoding protease inhibitor I42 family protein, producing MLFVRRALLPAAALLLSACAQQTPNTLTLDNHARSCQPMQLSQGQEFNLRLPSNPTTGFRWSLRSDGAPQLKLLGPEVYTVPEKAGVVGGAGVSTWRFRAASSGDTTLALEYARPWEQDVAPAQRFDCRIRVK from the coding sequence ATGCTCTTCGTTCGTCGCGCGTTACTGCCCGCCGCCGCACTGCTGCTCAGCGCCTGTGCACAGCAAACGCCCAACACCCTTACGCTGGATAACCATGCCCGCAGCTGCCAGCCCATGCAGCTGAGCCAGGGCCAGGAATTCAACCTGCGCTTGCCGAGCAACCCGACTACCGGCTTCCGCTGGTCACTCCGTTCCGATGGTGCGCCTCAGTTGAAACTGCTCGGCCCGGAGGTCTACACCGTTCCAGAGAAAGCCGGTGTGGTGGGTGGCGCCGGGGTGTCGACCTGGCGATTCCGCGCAGCCAGCAGCGGCGATACAACTCTGGCACTCGAGTACGCGAGGCCATGGGAACAGGATGTCGCCCCGGCTCAGCGATTCGACTGCCGCATCCGGGTGAAATAA
- the cmoA gene encoding carboxy-S-adenosyl-L-methionine synthase CmoA, which translates to MTQLPDRIYATPQAQIADFVFNEDVVRVFPDMIKRSVPGYPTIVENIGVIAAQFAQPDTHLYDLGCSLGAVTQALRRHVTANNCQVIAVDNSAAMVERCREYLHAQDSMFQELLPVEVIEGDILALEFRPSSLVALNFTLQFIAPEQRPALLSRIRQALVPGGALILSEKLRFEDEDEQQLQTDLHIAFKRANGYSELEIAQKRSAIENVMKPDSLETHRQRLLDAGFSKVVPWFQCLNFASLIALP; encoded by the coding sequence GTGACGCAACTTCCCGACCGAATCTATGCCACCCCGCAGGCGCAGATCGCCGACTTCGTGTTCAACGAGGACGTGGTGCGGGTGTTTCCCGACATGATCAAGCGCTCCGTTCCCGGCTATCCGACGATTGTCGAAAACATCGGGGTGATCGCTGCTCAATTCGCACAACCGGATACCCACCTGTACGATCTCGGCTGCTCGCTGGGCGCGGTAACCCAGGCGCTACGCCGTCACGTGACAGCCAACAACTGCCAGGTGATCGCGGTGGACAACTCCGCGGCGATGGTCGAGCGCTGCCGCGAGTACCTGCACGCGCAGGATTCGATGTTCCAGGAGCTGCTGCCGGTCGAGGTTATCGAAGGCGACATCCTGGCGCTGGAGTTCCGGCCAAGCTCACTGGTGGCGCTGAACTTCACCCTGCAGTTCATCGCACCGGAACAGCGCCCGGCGCTGCTCAGCCGCATTCGTCAGGCACTGGTGCCCGGTGGCGCGCTGATCCTGTCGGAAAAGCTTCGCTTCGAAGATGAAGACGAGCAACAGTTGCAGACCGACCTGCACATCGCCTTCAAGCGCGCCAATGGCTACAGCGAACTGGAAATCGCCCAGAAGCGCAGCGCCATCGAAAACGTGATGAAGCCCGACAGCCTGGAAACCCATCGCCAACGGCTACTGGATGCCGGCTTCTCCAAGGTCGTGCCCTGGTTCCAATGCCTCAACTTTGCCTCGCTGATCGCCCTGCCATGA
- the cmoB gene encoding tRNA 5-methoxyuridine(34)/uridine 5-oxyacetic acid(34) synthase CmoB, whose product MNLDLTPLAWRLAGTPLAAWANGVQQQLDDKLAVGHGDLPRWRRAVDALPALAPVQVELRDGFRLDATCDDATRQATHDALMGLSPWRKGPFDVFDVHVDTEWRSDWKWDRVAPHLNLVGKRILDVGCGNGYYMWRMLGAGADSVVGVDPNWLFFCQFHAMKRYLQELPVWHLPFALEELPARLEGFETVFSMGVLYHRRSPVDHLLDLKDCLVRGGELVLETLVVEGDENTALVPEDRYAQMRNVWFLPSVKALERWLRRAGFVDVRCVDVSVTSIEEQRSTEWMRYQSLPDFLDPQDHGRTVEGLPAPMRAVLLARKP is encoded by the coding sequence ATGAATCTTGACCTGACTCCCCTCGCCTGGCGCCTGGCCGGCACCCCGCTGGCCGCCTGGGCCAACGGCGTTCAGCAGCAACTGGATGACAAACTCGCGGTCGGTCACGGTGATCTGCCGCGCTGGCGGCGCGCCGTCGACGCGCTGCCTGCGCTGGCGCCCGTGCAGGTCGAACTGCGTGACGGCTTCCGCCTCGACGCGACCTGTGACGACGCCACGCGCCAGGCCACCCACGATGCGCTGATGGGGCTCTCGCCGTGGCGCAAGGGTCCGTTCGACGTGTTCGACGTGCATGTCGATACCGAGTGGCGCTCGGACTGGAAGTGGGACCGGGTCGCGCCGCACCTGAACCTCGTCGGTAAACGTATCCTCGATGTCGGTTGCGGCAACGGCTACTACATGTGGCGCATGCTCGGTGCCGGCGCCGACAGCGTGGTCGGGGTCGACCCGAACTGGCTGTTCTTCTGCCAGTTTCATGCGATGAAGCGCTACCTGCAGGAGCTGCCGGTCTGGCATCTGCCCTTCGCACTGGAAGAGCTGCCGGCCAGGCTCGAAGGCTTCGAGACGGTATTTTCCATGGGCGTGCTCTATCACCGTCGCTCACCGGTCGATCATCTGCTCGACCTCAAGGATTGCCTGGTACGCGGCGGCGAGCTGGTGCTGGAGACGCTGGTGGTCGAGGGCGACGAGAACACCGCACTGGTGCCGGAAGACCGCTATGCGCAGATGCGCAACGTCTGGTTCCTGCCCTCGGTGAAGGCGCTGGAGCGCTGGTTGCGCCGCGCCGGCTTCGTTGACGTGCGCTGCGTCGACGTCAGCGTGACCAGCATTGAGGAGCAGCGCAGCACGGAGTGGATGCGTTACCAGTCGCTACCGGACTTTCTCGATCCGCAGGATCACGGCCGAACGGTCGAAGGCTTGCCAGCCCCCATGCGCGCGGTGTTACTGGCACGCAAGCCTTGA
- a CDS encoding LysR substrate-binding domain-containing protein — translation MTEPVEQSTTSSTPLLESDVLRTFVAIAESGSFTRAAGQVYRSTSAVSMQIKRLEETLGRSLFVREARLVRLTPAGETLLGYARRLLKLNEEAIAHFLQPALQGRVRFGTPADVGTRILPGLLALFARSHPGVEVDVSVARSIDMIERIDAGELDLALVTVGNLGQDDSRGEPVHSEPLVWAGRSGGIAALRSPLPLALASPDCAWRRQALDALDRIGRHYRIAYSSEQTSGQEAAMIADLAIAPYPASLLRPPLQCLDGQYGLPQLGDYRINLLRGSNRSEAVDILAKQVIAAFVEYRNPRGGRRAEPNEETRWHAG, via the coding sequence ATGACCGAGCCGGTTGAGCAATCCACTACCTCCTCAACGCCGCTGCTTGAAAGCGATGTCTTGCGCACCTTCGTTGCCATCGCCGAAAGCGGCAGCTTCACCCGTGCGGCCGGGCAGGTCTATCGCAGTACCTCGGCCGTCAGCATGCAGATCAAGCGTCTTGAAGAAACCCTTGGGCGCTCCCTGTTCGTCCGCGAGGCGCGGCTGGTGCGCCTGACACCAGCCGGCGAGACGCTGCTTGGCTATGCCCGACGCCTGCTCAAGCTCAACGAAGAGGCCATCGCGCACTTCCTCCAGCCAGCGCTGCAGGGCCGCGTGCGCTTCGGAACGCCGGCGGATGTCGGGACGCGCATCCTGCCGGGCCTGCTGGCGCTGTTCGCTCGCAGCCACCCCGGAGTCGAAGTGGATGTGTCGGTCGCGCGCAGCATCGACATGATCGAGCGCATCGATGCAGGGGAACTGGACCTCGCCCTAGTCACCGTCGGCAACCTCGGACAGGACGACTCCAGAGGCGAGCCAGTACATAGTGAACCACTGGTATGGGCCGGCCGTAGCGGCGGTATTGCAGCGCTGCGCTCGCCGCTGCCCTTGGCCCTGGCCAGCCCCGATTGTGCCTGGCGCAGACAGGCACTGGATGCGCTCGATCGGATCGGTCGCCACTACCGCATCGCCTATTCGAGTGAGCAGACCTCCGGCCAGGAAGCGGCGATGATCGCCGACCTCGCAATCGCGCCCTACCCCGCGAGCCTGCTACGCCCTCCCCTGCAGTGTCTGGATGGGCAATACGGGCTACCGCAGTTGGGCGACTATCGGATCAATCTGCTGCGCGGCAGCAATAGGAGCGAAGCGGTCGACATCCTGGCAAAACAGGTGATCGCCGCGTTCGTCGAATATCGAAACCCGCGCGGCGGCCGTCGAGCCGAGCCAAACGAGGAGACGAGATGGCACGCTGGATGA
- a CDS encoding DUF2905 domain-containing protein, protein MARWMIIAGAALLLLGVAWHYYPWLLNWFGRLPGDIRIESERGRVFVPITSMVILSVLLTVLVNLFRR, encoded by the coding sequence ATGGCACGCTGGATGATCATCGCAGGCGCAGCGCTACTCTTGCTCGGCGTCGCGTGGCACTACTATCCATGGCTGTTGAACTGGTTCGGCCGGCTGCCCGGCGACATCCGCATCGAATCCGAACGCGGCCGGGTCTTCGTGCCGATTACCTCGATGGTGATCCTCAGCGTCCTGCTGACCGTGCTGGTCAACCTGTTCCGCCGCTGA
- the pdxJ gene encoding pyridoxine 5'-phosphate synthase, translated as MTEANRILLGVNVDHVATLRQARGTRYPDPVKAALDAEEAGADGITVHLREDRRHIQERDVLMMKDALQTRMNFEMGVTEAMLAFAEQLRPEHVCLVPETRQELTTEGGLDVLGQEARIREAVERLRGCGAEVSLFIDADPRQIEAAARVGAPAIELHTGRYADAHSVAERACELARIRDGVEAGLSHGLIVNAGHGLHYHNAEAIAAIRGVNELNIGHAIVAHALFVGFKQAVKEMKHLILSAAARG; from the coding sequence GTGACTGAAGCCAATCGAATCCTGCTCGGCGTCAACGTCGACCACGTCGCTACTCTGCGTCAGGCCCGCGGCACTCGTTATCCGGACCCGGTCAAGGCCGCGCTGGATGCCGAGGAGGCCGGCGCAGACGGCATCACGGTGCACCTGCGCGAAGACCGCCGGCATATCCAGGAACGCGATGTGCTAATGATGAAAGACGCCCTGCAGACGCGGATGAACTTCGAGATGGGCGTCACCGAGGCGATGCTCGCGTTCGCCGAGCAACTGCGTCCGGAACACGTCTGCCTGGTCCCGGAAACGCGTCAGGAGCTGACTACCGAGGGCGGGCTGGATGTGCTCGGGCAGGAAGCGCGCATTCGCGAGGCCGTCGAGCGTCTACGTGGCTGCGGTGCGGAGGTCTCGCTGTTCATCGATGCCGACCCGCGGCAGATCGAGGCGGCGGCGCGTGTCGGCGCACCGGCCATCGAACTGCACACCGGCCGTTATGCCGATGCCCACAGCGTGGCCGAGCGGGCCTGCGAGCTGGCCCGCATTCGTGACGGCGTCGAAGCCGGCCTCAGCCATGGGCTGATCGTCAATGCCGGTCATGGCCTGCATTACCACAACGCCGAGGCCATCGCCGCCATCCGTGGTGTCAATGAGCTGAACATCGGCCACGCCATCGTCGCTCATGCGCTGTTCGTCGGCTTCAAGCAGGCGGTCAAGGAAATGAAGCATCTGATCCTCAGCGCGGCGGCACGCGGGTGA
- the recO gene encoding DNA repair protein RecO — protein sequence MHQPAFVLHSRPYKESSALVDLFTPQGRLRAVMRAARGKAGSLIRPFVSLEVELRGKSELKSVARLESAGPSHWLDGQALFSGMYLNELLIRLLPAEDAHPSLFDHYVATLSALAAHRPLEPLLRAFEWRLLSELGYGFALDLDLSGQPIDPQRLYRLLPDAGLEPVGGFQPGLFNGAELLAMAEADWQVPGALAAAKRLMRQALAPHLGGRPLVSRELFMNLKEAPRD from the coding sequence ATGCACCAACCTGCGTTCGTTCTGCACAGTCGCCCGTACAAGGAAAGCAGCGCGCTGGTCGACCTGTTCACACCACAGGGCCGGCTGCGCGCCGTCATGCGTGCGGCGCGAGGCAAGGCCGGCAGCCTGATTCGTCCCTTCGTATCGCTGGAAGTCGAGCTGCGTGGCAAATCCGAACTGAAGAGCGTTGCCCGCCTGGAAAGCGCCGGCCCATCGCATTGGCTCGATGGCCAGGCGCTATTCAGTGGCATGTACCTCAACGAATTGCTGATCCGCCTGCTGCCTGCCGAAGACGCGCATCCCTCTTTGTTCGACCATTACGTTGCGACACTGTCAGCCTTGGCCGCGCACCGACCGCTGGAGCCGTTGCTGCGTGCCTTCGAATGGCGGCTGCTCAGCGAGTTGGGCTATGGTTTCGCCCTCGATCTGGATCTTTCTGGCCAGCCTATCGACCCTCAGCGACTGTACCGCTTGCTGCCAGACGCCGGCTTGGAGCCGGTCGGCGGGTTTCAGCCGGGGCTGTTCAACGGTGCGGAGCTATTGGCCATGGCCGAGGCCGATTGGCAGGTGCCTGGGGCGCTCGCCGCGGCCAAGCGTCTGATGCGCCAGGCTCTGGCACCCCATCTGGGCGGTCGACCGCTGGTCAGCCGCGAATTGTTCATGAATCTGAAGGAGGCCCCGCGTGACTGA
- the era gene encoding GTPase Era, translating into MTDEQLQPEDVSRCGYVAIVGRPNVGKSTLLNHILGQKLAITSRKPQTTRHNMLGIKTEGNVQAVYVDTPGLHKNGETALNRYMNRTAASALKDVDVVIFVVDRTRWTDEDQAVLERVQYVTGPLIIAVNKTDRVEDKAELLPHLRWLAEQLPNAEIVPISAQHGQNLETLEKLVADRLPESEHFFPEDQITDRSSRFLAAELVREKIMRQLGAEVPYQITVEIEDFKQEGRVLHIHALILVERDGQKKIIIGDKGERIKRIGQEARKDMEVLFDSKVMLHLWVKVKGGWSDDERALHSLGYQ; encoded by the coding sequence ATGACTGACGAACAGCTACAACCTGAAGACGTCAGCCGTTGCGGTTATGTCGCGATCGTCGGTCGGCCGAATGTTGGCAAGTCGACCCTGCTCAACCATATCCTCGGGCAAAAACTCGCAATCACCTCGCGCAAGCCGCAGACCACCCGCCACAACATGCTCGGCATCAAAACCGAAGGCAATGTGCAGGCGGTTTATGTCGACACCCCCGGGCTGCACAAGAACGGTGAAACCGCACTGAACCGCTACATGAACCGCACAGCAGCATCGGCATTGAAGGACGTCGATGTGGTGATCTTCGTCGTCGATCGCACCCGCTGGACGGATGAGGACCAGGCGGTGCTCGAGCGTGTCCAGTATGTCACCGGGCCGTTGATCATCGCGGTGAACAAGACCGACCGTGTCGAAGACAAGGCCGAGCTGCTGCCGCACCTGCGTTGGCTGGCTGAGCAACTGCCGAACGCCGAGATCGTGCCGATTTCTGCGCAACACGGACAGAACCTCGAAACGCTGGAAAAGCTGGTCGCCGACCGGCTGCCCGAAAGTGAGCATTTCTTTCCGGAAGACCAGATCACCGACCGCAGCAGCCGCTTCCTCGCCGCTGAGCTGGTACGCGAGAAGATCATGCGTCAGCTCGGTGCCGAGGTGCCGTACCAGATCACCGTGGAGATCGAGGACTTCAAGCAGGAAGGCCGCGTGCTGCACATCCATGCACTGATTCTGGTCGAGCGTGATGGGCAGAAGAAGATCATCATTGGTGACAAGGGCGAGCGCATTAAACGCATCGGTCAGGAAGCGCGCAAGGACATGGAGGTGCTATTCGACTCCAAGGTCATGCTTCATCTTTGGGTCAAGGTGAAGGGCGGCTGGTCCGACGATGAGCGTGCGCTGCATTCGCTGGGTTACCAGTAA
- the rnc gene encoding ribonuclease III, giving the protein MSTSLARLERRLGYQFKDQELMLLALTHRSYAGRNNERLEFLGDAILNFVAGEALFNHFPQAREGQLSRLRARLVKGETLAVLARGFELGDYLRLGSGELKSGGFRRESILADTLEALIGAIYLDAGMDVARERVVAWLANELQGLTLVDTNKDPKTRLQEFLQSRACELPRYEVVDIQGEPHCRTFFVECQVALLNEKTHGQGASRRIAEQVAAAAALIALGVENGHD; this is encoded by the coding sequence GTGAGCACTTCGTTAGCCCGTCTCGAGCGTAGGCTCGGTTATCAATTCAAGGATCAGGAGCTCATGCTCCTGGCCCTGACCCATCGTAGCTATGCCGGACGCAACAACGAGCGTCTGGAGTTCCTCGGCGACGCCATCCTCAACTTCGTCGCCGGTGAGGCGCTGTTCAACCATTTTCCGCAGGCGCGCGAAGGGCAGCTGTCGCGGCTGCGTGCCCGGCTGGTCAAGGGCGAGACGCTGGCAGTGCTGGCGCGTGGTTTCGAACTTGGCGACTATCTGCGGCTGGGCTCTGGTGAACTCAAGAGTGGTGGTTTCCGCCGTGAATCGATTCTTGCGGACACCCTCGAAGCACTGATCGGGGCCATCTATCTGGACGCCGGTATGGACGTCGCCCGTGAGCGGGTCGTCGCCTGGCTGGCCAACGAGTTGCAGGGGCTGACCCTGGTCGATACCAACAAGGATCCCAAGACGCGACTGCAGGAGTTCCTGCAGTCGCGTGCCTGCGAGTTGCCACGTTACGAGGTGGTGGACATCCAGGGCGAACCGCATTGCCGGACCTTCTTCGTCGAATGTCAGGTGGCGTTGCTGAACGAGAAAACGCATGGGCAGGGCGCCAGCCGCCGCATTGCCGAACAGGTTGCCGCGGCAGCCGCATTGATCGCCCTGGGCGTGGAGAACGGACATGACTGA
- a CDS encoding DUF4845 domain-containing protein: protein MSFARSQKGLSMLSWIMVLAVVAFVASTGFKMFPHYFDYMSMDKIIQSVETDEALEIRSVREFYSHVSKGMQVNGIQNIDLKEALKVEIQNNEFRAHLKYEKREPLIRNLDLVANFDKEYRLRMP from the coding sequence ATGAGTTTTGCGCGTTCGCAAAAAGGGCTGTCCATGCTGAGCTGGATCATGGTCCTGGCGGTTGTGGCATTTGTAGCCAGTACCGGGTTCAAGATGTTCCCGCATTATTTCGACTACATGTCCATGGACAAGATCATTCAGTCCGTGGAAACCGACGAAGCGCTTGAGATTCGCAGCGTCCGGGAGTTCTATAGTCATGTCAGCAAGGGGATGCAGGTCAACGGCATCCAGAACATCGATCTGAAGGAAGCGCTGAAGGTCGAGATCCAAAACAACGAGTTCAGGGCGCACCTGAAATACGAAAAACGCGAGCCGCTGATCCGTAATCTCGATCTGGTGGCGAACTTCGACAAAGAATATCGCCTAAGGATGCCGTGA
- the lepB gene encoding signal peptidase I encodes MSINFPLLLVIAVAVCGLLALSDLLFFAPRRRAAIANYEGRTGEIDPSTLEALNKEPVLIEYGKSFFPVLAIVLVLRSFLVEPFQIPSGSMIPTLEVGDFILVNKFAYGIRLPVVDTKVIEVSDPKRGDVMVFRYPNEPSINYIKRVVGLPGDVVRYSSDRRLFVNDQPVAETLVGEEPGSLGSAVLYREKLGEMEHLIRKEMGRYRIEPSRQWTVPDDHYFMMGDNRDNSNDSRYWQDESIPSELAGMVPDRNIVGKAFAVWMSWPDPKLSNLPNFSRVGLIH; translated from the coding sequence ATGTCGATCAACTTCCCGTTGTTGCTGGTTATTGCGGTGGCCGTGTGTGGCCTGTTGGCGTTGAGCGATTTGTTGTTCTTCGCACCTCGTCGCCGGGCTGCGATCGCCAACTATGAAGGGCGCACCGGGGAAATCGATCCATCGACGCTCGAGGCGTTGAACAAGGAACCGGTACTGATCGAGTACGGCAAGTCGTTCTTCCCGGTACTGGCGATCGTGCTGGTGCTGCGTTCGTTTCTTGTCGAACCTTTCCAGATCCCGTCCGGTTCGATGATCCCGACGTTGGAGGTTGGCGATTTCATCCTGGTGAACAAGTTTGCCTACGGCATTCGTCTGCCGGTGGTGGATACCAAGGTGATCGAGGTCAGTGATCCGAAGCGCGGCGACGTTATGGTCTTCCGCTACCCCAACGAGCCGAGCATCAACTACATCAAACGGGTCGTCGGTCTACCTGGTGACGTTGTGCGCTACAGCAGCGATCGTCGTCTGTTCGTCAACGACCAACCGGTCGCCGAAACGTTGGTCGGCGAAGAGCCAGGCAGCCTGGGCAGCGCGGTGCTGTATAGGGAGAAGCTGGGCGAGATGGAGCACCTGATTCGTAAGGAAATGGGGCGTTACCGCATCGAGCCGAGCCGGCAGTGGACCGTTCCGGACGATCACTATTTTATGATGGGCGACAACCGCGATAACTCGAACGACAGCCGTTATTGGCAGGACGAGTCGATTCCCTCCGAGCTTGCCGGCATGGTCCCGGACCGCAATATTGTCGGCAAGGCGTTTGCCGTCTGGATGAGCTGGCCAGATCCTAAGCTCAGCAACCTGCCAAATTTTTCCCGCGTGGGCCTGATTCACTGA
- the lepA gene encoding translation elongation factor 4 produces the protein MSDLSHIRNFSIIAHIDHGKSTLADRFIQMCGGLTEREMEAQVLDSMDLERERGITIKAHSVTLYYPARDGKTYQLNFIDTPGHVDFTYEVSRSLAACEGALLVVDAGQGVEAQSVANCYTAIEQGLEVMPVLNKMDLPQADPDKVKDEIEHIIGIDATDAVACSAKSGMGVDEVLERLVAVIPPPTGDIEAPLQALIIDSWFDNYLGVVSLVRVRHGRIKKGDKVLVKSTGKVHQVDSVGVFNPKHTATADLKAGEVGFIIAGIKDILGAPVGDTLTLSSTPDVEMLPGFKRVKPQVYAGLFPVSSDDFEDFREALQKLTLNDAALQYEPESSDALGFGFRIGFLGMLHMEIIQERLEREYDLDLITTAPTVVYELLLKNGDTIYVDSPSKLPDMSSIEDMREPIVRANILVPQEHLGNVITLCIEKRGVQRDLQFLGSQVQVRYDLPMSEVVLDFFDRLKSCSRGYASLDYSFECFQSANLTRLDILINGDKVDALALIVHRDNAHYKGRILVEKMKELIPRQMFDVAIQAAIGGQIVARSTVKALRKNVLAKCYGGDVSRKRKLLEKQKAGKKRMKQVGNVEIPQEAFLAVLKVDS, from the coding sequence GTGAGTGACCTGAGTCATATCCGCAATTTTTCCATCATCGCCCATATCGATCACGGCAAGTCGACCCTGGCAGACCGTTTCATCCAGATGTGTGGCGGTCTGACCGAGCGTGAAATGGAAGCCCAGGTGCTGGACTCGATGGATCTCGAGCGCGAGCGCGGCATCACCATCAAGGCCCACAGCGTCACGCTTTACTATCCCGCCCGCGATGGCAAGACCTACCAGCTGAACTTCATCGACACGCCCGGTCACGTCGACTTTACCTATGAAGTCAGCCGCTCGCTGGCTGCCTGTGAAGGTGCCTTGTTGGTGGTGGACGCTGGCCAAGGTGTCGAGGCGCAGTCTGTCGCCAACTGCTATACGGCGATCGAGCAGGGCTTGGAAGTGATGCCCGTGCTGAACAAGATGGACTTGCCGCAGGCCGATCCGGACAAGGTCAAAGACGAGATCGAGCACATCATCGGTATCGACGCCACCGACGCTGTGGCCTGTAGCGCCAAAAGCGGTATGGGTGTGGATGAGGTGCTAGAGCGCCTGGTTGCGGTGATTCCGCCGCCGACCGGCGATATCGAGGCGCCGCTGCAGGCGCTCATCATCGACTCCTGGTTCGACAATTACCTGGGCGTCGTCTCGCTGGTGCGGGTACGCCACGGCCGTATCAAGAAGGGCGACAAGGTGCTGGTGAAATCCACCGGCAAGGTCCACCAGGTGGACAGCGTCGGCGTCTTCAACCCCAAGCACACCGCCACCGCAGACCTCAAGGCGGGCGAAGTGGGTTTCATCATCGCCGGTATCAAGGACATTCTCGGCGCTCCAGTGGGTGACACGCTGACATTGTCGAGCACGCCGGACGTGGAAATGCTGCCGGGCTTCAAGCGCGTCAAGCCTCAGGTTTATGCCGGCCTATTCCCGGTTAGCTCGGATGACTTCGAAGATTTCCGCGAAGCGCTGCAGAAGCTGACCCTCAACGATGCCGCGCTGCAGTACGAGCCGGAAAGCTCCGACGCGCTGGGCTTTGGCTTCCGCATCGGCTTCCTCGGCATGCTGCACATGGAGATCATTCAGGAGCGCCTCGAGCGCGAGTATGACCTGGACCTGATCACCACGGCTCCGACGGTGGTCTACGAGCTGCTGTTGAAGAACGGTGACACCATCTATGTCGATAGCCCATCGAAGCTGCCCGACATGTCGTCCATCGAGGACATGCGCGAGCCGATCGTGCGGGCCAATATACTCGTGCCGCAGGAGCATCTGGGTAACGTCATTACGCTATGCATTGAGAAGCGCGGCGTGCAGCGCGACCTGCAGTTCCTCGGCAGCCAGGTGCAAGTTCGCTACGACTTGCCTATGAGCGAGGTGGTGCTGGACTTCTTCGATCGTCTGAAGTCCTGCAGCCGTGGTTACGCCTCGCTGGATTACAGCTTCGAGTGTTTCCAGTCAGCCAACCTGACGCGTCTGGACATCCTCATCAATGGCGATAAGGTCGACGCGCTAGCGTTGATCGTCCACCGCGACAACGCCCATTACAAAGGTCGCATCCTCGTTGAGAAGATGAAGGAGCTGATCCCGCGTCAGATGTTCGATGTTGCGATCCAGGCAGCCATCGGTGGCCAGATTGTCGCGCGCAGTACCGTCAAGGCGCTGCGCAAGAACGTTCTGGCCAAGTGCTACGGCGGTGATGTCAGTCGTAAGCGCAAGCTGCTTGAGAAGCAGAAGGCGGGCAAGAAGCGCATGAAGCAGGTCGGTAACGTCGAAATCCCGCAAGAGGCCTTCCTCGCCGTGCTGAAGGTGGATAGCTGA